In Mustela erminea isolate mMusErm1 chromosome 7, mMusErm1.Pri, whole genome shotgun sequence, the genomic stretch TTCCATGAATAAGAAAAGTCACAAATCTAGATCTTAAAATGTGAAATCTCTCTTTTCGTGTGTCAGTAGCTAGGCAGATTACATTGTTGGTCCCagtgtttctcttcttcctgcctcttgcCCAGTCATGTCCCCTTCATGGTAGAGCGTGCCTCCTTAACCTTTGACTTTGCACCTGGCTCTGAGAGTTGCTTTTTGCTGCTGGTCCATGGGCAGGAGTGGCACTGAACCAGGGCCAAGCCTGGGCCTTTCTGCTCACTGCCCTTTTACTTCTGCCATTACCACAAGAGGGACATGCCTCGCTGGTCTACTGGTTGCAGACAGAAGGCGAGAGACACATGTATCAAGAACAGCAGCCTAGTCCATCTCAGCGCAGAGCAGCAGACCCCAGCCACCCAAAAGACACgtgagaaataattatttaatgttaGTTACATGCTGCTAAAATTTTGAGGTTGGTTGTTTTGCCACATAATATAGCAAGAGTTAAGTGAtataagaatgaattaaaaagttaaaattatgcATCACAGTGCAATAGTAGTGACTGACAgatataagaactaaaaaaaaaaaaaaaaaaaaaggaaccagtaTTCCAGGTTTggctttttccctctgctttagACAGAACTCATGCAGATCTGTCCATGCctcttattgtttttaaagtcaggtttgttgaggtataattcacatatctaAATGCATCCCTTTTAGTATACAGTTCTGGAttctgacaaatacatacaaTTGTGTAACCACCAGCACAATCAGGAAAAGTTCCATCACTGTCCCCCACTcttaccaaaaagaaattctttgtGTTCCTTTCTAGACAAACTCAATTTCTTCCCCTCATCcactggtcatttttttttctttttgcagttctGCCATTTTTAGAATGCTGTATGAATCGAATCATATGTCATCATTTgaatctggtttctttctttcggCATAATGCATCTGAGGTTCATCTGCATTGTGGAGTGAATCGAgagcttgtttctttttgttgccaagtagtattccattctgtaaTTATGCTGTTTTGCTTATCTGATCTTCTGTTGGTGAACAGAAGATGAAGGACATAAGCAAATATTTGGATTGTCTCCTAGTGTTTTGCTTTAATGGATGATGCTTCTGGGAACACTCATATGTcctacctttcttttcctttcatttctcttgtatAAGTACTCAAGAGAAGTACCTACGGGTTGTGTGTTGAGTGTGTGTTTGACTTTTACCACTCTAGCCAGCAGTCTTCCACAGCAGCAGcattttgcactcccaccaacccTGCATGGGAGCTCCAGTTGCTCCACAGCTTTGCCAACTCTTGCCATTGTCAACCTTTCCAATATTCATGATTTTCATGGGTGGGAAGacgtatctcactgtagttttaatttgcttgTCCTTAGGGGCTCATGATGTTGAGTACCTTTCCAAGTATACTGGCCATTCATACTGGAATTCCTTTAATGGTAGAAATGCTTATAAAAGATAGGAACTCATGAAGGGGACAAATATGGGCTTGGAATCGTGTTCTCCTCTGACATGCTGAGGCAGGAGTGGCAGCCTAGTTGGAGATCTATCTGAATAATTCAGAAGGAACAACCCTGCTCTGAGGAAAAGCATATATGGGTGATGGGTGGTGATGCGGGCTCAATTCACTGTTGGTGGCTCACAGCAATCTTACTGAGTATTCACTCACCtctttgtttaaaattctctGTGCAGATATTCATACCAGGTGGTCTCAGGGTAAAGTCTTGGTTTTGGGAGCTGCTGGGTTTTGTTTAACTGCTTCATGTTGAGCAGTTAAAATGTTGCTTATCTATCATGTACCAAAGATAATataccaaatctttttttttttttttaattttctgcattCCTTCCTGAGAGAACAAAGCTAAAAACAGCTCCATTTAATGTAGCTTCACTTGCATATAAGAGCAGCATGGTTATGAAAAGGCATAGTCACTCACTTGATggagctcccaatggccaaacCTGGGACAGTTTGAGCAAGAAAATACCTAATGATAATAATAGATTATGacccacaaaataaaataaatattcacaagtCCCTACTGAGATAAAGACATatttgaacaaataaagaaatgggggagaaggggcagctcttctttttatttttaaattaacatataatgtcatATTTGttattacatataatgtaataacacattaattacatataatgtaattatatatgtattttatatatgtatattattaattacatataatgtaatatttgatTCATGAATCACAGACCTGGTTCATCAGTCCTACACCCATCACtccactatagcacataccctccccaatgtccatcacccagataacccatccccccacccccctcccctccagcaacctgcagtttgtttcctgagactaagagtttcttacagtttgtctccttctctggtttcatcttgtttcatttttccctctcttcccctgtgatcttttgtcttgtttctcaaattcctcatatcagtgagatcatatgataattgtctttctctggctgacttatttcacttagcataaaaccctctagttctatccaattacaaatggcaagattttgggttttttgatggctacctagcattcctttaaaaaaaaaaaagattttatttatctatttgacagagagagacacctcaagagagggaacacaagcagggggaatgagagagggagaagctggcttcatgctcagtggggagcctgatgtggggcttgatcacagggccctgggattatgacctgagctgaaggcagatgcttaacgactgagccatccaggcgccctgcacactattccattatatacatataccacatcttctttatccatttttctgtcgatggacatctaaactctttccatagtttggctactgtgtacattgctgctataaacatttgcatgCACATGAAGGGCAGCTCTTCTTAAGCAAAATTCCAGTCGTTAAATCTAAAGGGAGTGATGGGGGTGGAAAATGGCCATTTGGTACATTTCACACTGACGGACCTCTCTGATGGATGCCAAGAGAGGGCTGAAGTATGATATGAAACAGAATATTGGCAAAGTCTCATATCTCCTTATGTTActaattacagaaagaaaaatagtaattgCAGTGGATGAAACTGGTAGACACCACTTTGACCAAGTGACCAAGGTCAACTTCACCAGTCATGAGACACACTGATACCATGTAGCCTCTGATATGATGCACTGAGAAGGGCATAAGGTCATTTTTGTAGTATTTTGGCCCAAAATGCACAACCTCAacctaatcatgaaaaaaaaacacccaaaaaaacagaaaaacagactgCCCCCAATGAGGGACATTTTACAGAGGAACTTAGCCAGTATTCAAAAGTATCAAGATCATGATAGGCAAAGACTGAAGAACTCCCAGACTGGAGAGCACTAGGGAGACATAAAAACTAAATTCAGTGCAGAAGGTGGATTCAAGACTAGAAAAGGGACATTTGTGGGACAATTGGCAAAATTTGATTATGGTCTGTAGATTAGTTAATAGTATTGTACCCATATTTCTTTCCTGGTATAGATCATTGTGCTATGCCATGTAAAATATTAACCTTTGGGGGAGTGGGGTGCAGGTGATACAGGAACTTAGGTGTTTTTATAACCTTTTTGTAAATctgacattatttaaaaattaaaggaaaatatatatgtattctagagtcattctacctttttttaaacCTGGCTACCCTACTTAttagctgtatgactttgggtAACTCACTTCATTTCTCcttgtctcagtttccccatctgtaaaatgggaataaaaagagTACCTTCCTCAGAGGATTGTAATGAAGCTTAAAAGTGATAATACATGTGTAATGCCTACAACAGTGCCTTGGCTCAGAGGGAGGGCTATGTTATTATATGCAATGCTCATTTGAGGCTAGCAGCATCCTCTGTTGATCTTAGGGATATTGCTCCCTCCATCCCCTGATTTCTCACTGTGCCTCTGAAGCTTTCTGATGCCAGTCCTGGTACTGATTCTTTCTCCAACCAgccatttttctctaaaaacattTCCCCTTCTACCAGTGGCTATGTAATGCCAAATCTAGCATTAGAATCTGTGCCTTAAGGATTTAAACACCTTCAAAGGAATCAGAATAACTGCTCTGAATTAGGATTGTTATGGGGAGAGGCCTGCATTGGAAAGACAGAACTCATATCACCAAAAAAACCCTCTGGGGCCACTTTCTTTTATTCCCAACACGGGGTCCAGACTTTTCTGGGCCTATGAGACCAACAGCCCTGATTGGTTTGAGGGGGTAGTATGCCCCCTCAATTGTGAGGATATGCCTCACAATTACCTATCTGAGGTCTCACCCCATGTCACATTTTAGTATCTGTTTGGCCAATAAGACTACAGCACACACACTAGCCTCATTCCCTGCTTGGGCCTTACCTTTGATGTCACAATCTGACTTGTGGATATTAATCTGGCCACAGCTGCTCACAAACCAGACGGCAAGGTCAAGAGGACCAGCACAGTAAGATGTGGAAGAGAATTGACCATCAGCCCAAGATCAAAGCAGTGGCTGGGCCTCAGGCAGGCCAGTTCAAAGAACTGGGTGCAGCGCGGGAACCTGCCATGCCACACCCTCTGGAGCTGTCAGAATTCCAGAGCTTCCCTGTGTTTGAGGACATTAGCCATCACATCAAAGAGGTGGGGGCCCAACTGGTAAAGAAAGTCAATGCCATCTTTCAGCTGGACATCACCAAAGATGGGAAGACCATTCTGCAGTGGACCATTGATCTGAAGAATGGTTCTGGGGACATGTATCCAGGATCCGCCAGGCTCCCAGCTGACACTGTCTTCACAATCCCGGAACCTGTCTTTATGGAGTTGGTTTTGGGCAAAGTGAACCCTCAGAAAGCTTTCCTTGCTGGCAAGTTCAAAGTGAGTGGCAAAGTTCTGCTTGGCCAGAAGCTCGAGAGAGTTTTCAAAGACTGGGCTAAATTTTAAGCATGTAAAATACCAAAGAAATGATCAGAACTTCTCTCCGGTTATAATGTTGAGCGGAAATCATGCTTAAActgaagattaaaacaaaaaatatccaaTATTTTTACTCAAATTCTTCCTGTTCAAGTTTGATTAATTTTCCTGCTGATGAGTTAATTTTCAGTGAGGGTTCTAGAGCAGTAAAGAGTGTTGGAGTGTCTCACCCagaatctttgtctttttctttctttaggttcATGTATGCTATACTATGTTAGGTTGAAAGCCACACATAGAGAAATGGGTGGTTTTGACACTTGGATTTAAATGCTTTCATGATTGAGTTCCtgagaattttgtttgtttgtgcttTGGGGAAAGAAGTGCCCACCATCATTGTGTTGGTTTGCATTTCAGTTGGTAACCTAGTTCTTTGAGATTTTAAATTTGCAGAACTTAGAGGGGTTGAGCTCTTGGTGTATTATGACTTTGGATAGATATAATTCCAAGAGAATCCAGGGGTTTAGAAGAGGTTCTAGGCTACTGAATCTTAAACTAGAGCATGCATCACACCACCTGCAAGACTGATAAAAGcccagattgctgggccccacatcagggttTCAGTGCTATAGGTCTGGGCGGGGGAGAAtgtacatttctaacaagttcccaggtgatgttgaTGGGAACACCCCTGGAGAACCCCTGCCCTAGTTCATGCTCCAGCTTTCAGAATTGGTAAAAACTATTCTGTTCTAGACCAGTGAGATATTGCCATTATTTAAATGAGATGTTTCCACGACTTAAAGAATCTCCTGGAATTTCCCCCATCCTGTGTGCCATTTCTGAAGTGTCAGGAGCTTGTTTACTGAGCATTTTACAAAACCAAAGGTTATGTTGGGAGACTTTCCCTTCTGGGAGCCCTGTTCATACGTTGGAGGACTAGGAATAGAGCCAGCTGTAGCCTGATACAGGGGCTACTCACTCTATGGGTGAGTGTGTGTAACGCTGGTTTCCCTGTGATCTGTGTAGACCTTTACCTTGTATACCTTTATACTCTGAAGCCCACATGGAAGGTTCCTGAAAAGAGCCATGCCCCAAACGCATGCCTACCAAATTGTCCAACTGTTCCATCCTGGGTGTTTCCCTAGGAGGGAAGAAACCATATGTACAAGTACAAAAATGTGTATGTGAGTGTTCACAGCAGTTATATTTGTGATAGTTCCAGACTGTAAATAAGCCAAATGCCCATCAGTAGGTGAATGGTTCATCTGTCGTACTCTGGAACACTACtcggcaaaaaagaaaaaaaaaaaggatgaattatTGATGTACATACAATGACATGGACCAATgtcagattatgctgagtggcAGAAACCAGAGAAAACCAAGTACAGAGTATGCGGTTCTATTTATGTACTAGGAAATGCACActggggggagagaaggaggagcagtGGTTGCCAAGAGACAGGGATGGGAGGGAAGAGGGTTGGGAGGGCGGATTATTAATGGCTATGAGGAAGCTTGGGGGTGATGGGTAGatttattatcttgattgtgcCGATGGCTTCACAGGTGTATATATGGGAAAGACATCGCGTTGTATACTTTATATACCCATGGGCAGCTTTTTCTGTGTTAGTACAGACTCAGTAATGCTGGAAATCCTGCCACCCTCAACTAAAGTGGAGGCTTTATAAAGAGGATTTAAAGCTCTACTTGTCTCGGCACCTGTCCTCTGACCTCATCACGTGCCCACCTGTCCCAGCCGTTACTGATTTAGATGGCTCTGCGAAGGCCTTCCTAAGGTCCCCCTGTCAGAAAAAGGCAGAATGAGGGCTTGTTGCTAATAAAATCTCTCAGTGGGAAACAAAGAGGCCTTTTGTTTAGTTCATGTTCACCTCTGAGGGAAGAGACCGAGAGCCCCTTACTGAGGGTTTGTGAGTACGGATGCGGAGTGCTCCCtggtttctttcctctcctgggTCTTAGGTAGGTGATGTGTGTGGTGCTCCTGCCAATGGCCCTGCCCAGCCAAGCGGTGGGCATCTGAGAGGCTTCAGACTGATTCTGAATACTGTTGTGAGCACTTACCTTGCCTGGGTTAGGCAACTCCATTAGAGCCATATTTATAAATGTCAGGCATAGCTGGGCAGGTGTTTGGGATGCTTTGTTTAGGGAAATGGCTTGCCCAAGCTTGTCCCCTGAGTTGGCCCTAGCTTCGGGGGATTGGCCCGGAGATGGGAGTTGCTCAGAGATGGTTGGATGTGGAGAAGGGTATGAGGCAGGGAAGGGTTGCAGAGGGTCACGTCTAGGCTACCATCTGACCGAAGGGAGGCCCATCCCATAGATGGTCAGTGACTTATGACCAGCTTTGATTTGGAACAAAACATGACCCATACCAATGAGAACCCTTTCTCAGGAATTTGGAACTGGGAAGCAGAGGGACTGAGCTACAAGTGAGAAGTGAGAATAGAATCTGCCTGAAAGGCTGGGATGTGGTGAGCGTGGGGTGGGTGAGGGAGGTGCTGTGGAGGGTGGGCAGAAGTAGGAGTGGTAGAAGTTGGTAGAAGATGGAAGAGCCTTGAATAAGGAGAGGGATCTTGTTCACATCTGAGAGAAGACTCTTGACCTTGGGAAACAACACCAACATCCCtttcaaaaggaacaaaatcacTCAGTGCTGGGATGCCCTGTGGAACAGCTGGGAGGACTcagattttgaaatcagaaatgtGGTTTTGAGCCCCAGGTTATAAGCACAGAGAATTACTGAGCCACTCTGCACCTCAGCGGCCTTACCCAGAAATGAGGCCAGTGGCCCTTATGACATCAGGTTGTTGGGGAGCTCCTCATAGGTCATGCCCAGTATAGTGTAGTCACTGGCCCATGTGAGTTTTCCATGCGTATGAATGAGTTCCTTTTCTCTCCTGGATGAGAGGGAAGAGGACAACTTTCCCTGGCTCCCTACTGCCTTCCAAGAAAGTCCACACATGGGGCTTTTGTGCTCTGCTCTGGGgaccttctttctgccttttcatttacACTCAGTTGATGCCCTAGAAGGTCACATCTGACTCAAAATACACATGTGCATGTTGCTTGGTTTGTACAAATTTGGCCAGTACAGTGTTTATAGAGTTTGAATGAagttattttatgtaaaaattggATTTTTGTAGTTTCTTGCAAAATTGGATGCTTTGGTCACACTAAGCCTGTACTCCTGCCAGGCAACAGCTCAGGAAACAGGGAATGGGGGTCGGTATGGGCCTCACTCTCTACGCTGCCTCTTTGACTCTCACACTAAATTTGGTGACCCTCTCTCCTGGAGCCTGAGCTGTTGTTTCCTTCAGCTGCGCCTGTTTGACTGGAGCCGCTGCTAGTGTATGCCTTCATGACTGCAGCTCCCCCTGCGCCACCCCCCATACATGGCCTTACTCGTCCCCCTAATGGAAATAccctgtgttcattttcttttgctgtgtgacAGAGTACCACAGCtgagcagcttaaaacaacacccattcatgatctCACAGCTTCTGCAGGTCAGAAGTCTGGGTGGGCtcagctgggtcctctgctccaGTCTTATCTCACAagggccaaaatcaaggtgtagGCCAGCCTGGGATCTCACCTGGGGACCTGTGGGAAGAACTGCATCCAAGCTCATCTGGTGGTGGCCTTATTCAGTTCTGTGTGGTTGTAGGACCGAGGCCCAcgtttccttgttggttttcagTCAAGGATGCTCTCTCAGCTCCCAAAGGTCACTCACATTCCTCGTCACGTGGCTTCTCGGTCTGCAAAGCCATCGGTGATGTGTGGAGTCCTTCTTAGGCTTCACGCCTCTCGGAATTCTACTGCCttcattttctgcctccttttagAGGATTTGAGGGGTTGTgttgggcccacccagataatccaggataatctcccagATATGTACATATCCCCCTAATgtacatgtcctaccttccactttttttgtttttgcaagaaTGGTAGCTGACTATAGATGCTGTTCCCCGCCTTGCATTTTGAAAGGTTACAGAAAGATCTCTTCTTCAGAGAGTGCCCTCTGTGGGGTTAAAGGTTTGACGTCACTTACCCCACTGAAACTCTTCACATTTCCCCATGTTCTTTAGGAAAAAGCTCACAATGGGCAGCTTTACTGATGAAGGTTGCAAAATGGACCCCTCTCCATTGGAAATGGGATTTACTTACCCTCATCGTTGAAGAATTCCTGCCAATCCTCTGTGTCCCAAGGGCTGGAGGCTGTCCTTGCCCGTGGCTTTTCCCGACCCTCCCATCCTTCTGGCCTCCTGTCTGCTCAGGGCACCCAGAGAATACCAGGTGTGATGGGCTCCTGAGAGGGGTTGCTGAAGACCTTGCTGGACCTTTCCTTTTAGGACCAAAAGGGTTGTCTGATCTGAGAGAGGGATCCCTAGCTTTCTAAAGTAGAGATCAGCAGAGCTACAGAATCAGGCCCTTCTGCCATAGGTAGAGATTGGGGTGGAAGAGAGTAGGACCTAGGGCGGTCCTAGGTCCACGAAGGGGAATCCTGAATATCCCCATAGCTGGGACTATTTCATCCATTTGCCTGAAGcccaaaaagagacaaaatctaTTCTGATGTGGGACTTTTACTACTTTTCTATTAGAGACTCAGGAATGTCTCTCCTGGGAGACTGTCTCTCCCCTCTTTATGTGGTTGTTCATGAAACCCCACACTTGGCCAGtttttctgtcttcctgcctaggggtgggaggagggaaaccAGCCCCCAGTGACCACCGTGGGACACCTAGTGCTGAAATGAGGAACTCCTTCCAGGGGACAGCTCAG encodes the following:
- the SCP2D1 gene encoding SCP2 sterol-binding domain-containing protein 1 isoform X1, encoding MYQEQQPSPSQRRAADPSHPKDTCSQTRRQGQEDQHSKMWKRIDHQPKIKAVAGPQAGQFKELGAAREPAMPHPLELSEFQSFPVFEDISHHIKEVGAQLVKKVNAIFQLDITKDGKTILQWTIDLKNGSGDMYPGSARLPADTVFTIPEPVFMELVLGKVNPQKAFLAGKFKVSGKVLLGQKLERVFKDWAKF
- the SCP2D1 gene encoding SCP2 sterol-binding domain-containing protein 1 isoform X2, with product MHLSCSQTRRQGQEDQHSKMWKRIDHQPKIKAVAGPQAGQFKELGAAREPAMPHPLELSEFQSFPVFEDISHHIKEVGAQLVKKVNAIFQLDITKDGKTILQWTIDLKNGSGDMYPGSARLPADTVFTIPEPVFMELVLGKVNPQKAFLAGKFKVSGKVLLGQKLERVFKDWAKF
- the SCP2D1 gene encoding SCP2 sterol-binding domain-containing protein 1 isoform X3; translation: MWKRIDHQPKIKAVAGPQAGQFKELGAAREPAMPHPLELSEFQSFPVFEDISHHIKEVGAQLVKKVNAIFQLDITKDGKTILQWTIDLKNGSGDMYPGSARLPADTVFTIPEPVFMELVLGKVNPQKAFLAGKFKVSGKVLLGQKLERVFKDWAKF